A region of the Haematobia irritans isolate KBUSLIRL chromosome 5, ASM5000362v1, whole genome shotgun sequence genome:
ATGAAAGGAATTCGTTTACTCAAAACCGTTTTCATTTATCAACCCATGAATGACTACGAAGGCGGCCATAATAAACTTCAAAATACTACTGGAGTTCCAGGAGATGTGGAGCTATTATATCAAACTATATGGAAAAATCATTTCATTAATTCAGCTGTTATTACCATGGACCAAAGGATCTTCATCCAAGAACCCTATCCAAGGACTAAAGTGTTTGATATTACGGACAATTGGAATCCCCGAAAATTGTTCATAAATTATCGTCTTAATTTCCAGGGTTATGCTATAGAAACTCCCATAAGATTAGATGTACCCAGAGTCTTTTATATGACGCGTCCACTGGAGGGTGTAAATCGAAAACATCGAATTAGTGGTGTCTCAGGAAAACTATTCATGGAATTTCTGGAACATATCAATGCCAGACTTTTTCAACCCTACAAAGATCATCGCGAAAATGAAGGTATAGACTATGAAAATCTTACAGCTATGATTGACTCTGGTGATTTGGAAATCAGTATACATTCTTATACGGATATGTTGAATAGATCAGCCGGGAAGAGCTATCCCATTGGTATCAATGATTGGTGTTTAATGGTACCCTATCAAAATTATGTTCCAGATTATTTTCAGCTACTACAAGCGTTCGATCTTTACGCTTGGCTTCTGATAGGCTTTAGCCTATTCTATATAGCTGCAGCAATTTGGCTAATTGCACCCAAGGAAAAACGTGATATAGCCATATCCCTGCTACAGGCAATGAATTCCATCCTTCTGATAATGCCATTGAGAATTTTGACATTACCCTTAGTCCGTATGCGTCTATTGTTTGTAATGCTTTTTGTTATGGGATTTTTGGTAAGCAATCTCTATATTACCAAATTGGCCAGTTTTCTAACCTCGGTGCCCGAGATAGCCCAAATCGATACAGTCGAGGATTTAATTGCTGCCCAACTGCCCATTATGATATCGTCGGCCGAATATCGTATAGTTGCCACGAAAAATTTCTCCCAGGAATTTATGGATTTACTTGTAAATACCAGCTCGAAAGCTGAAATTGATAGACATCGTAATAACTTCAATACTTCCTATGGTTATAGCACCCATACGGATCGTTGGCATTTTACCAATATACAACAGCGCTATTTGAAAAAGCCTCTATTTCATCTTTCGCATATATGTCATGGCCCTTATTTTCATGTCTATCCCATGCAAGAAGATTCACATTTGGCTCAACCTTTGCAAAATTACATATTAGCTACTGCGGCATCTGGCCTCACCAAACATTGGGAACGCGAGTCCTTTCAAGATGCTTTATATTTGAATTATGTTCGTATGATACCGAATGTCGAAACCATTGAACCTTTATCCTTGAATGCCTATATATCTTTATGGTTTCTCTATGTCCTTGGCTTGATTTTGAGTACTGGGGCTTTTGTTTTGgagttgaaaatgtttaaaaggcatcaatttttaaaagcttGTAATAAATGTTGGAGGAGGATACATAAATagatcaaaaaaatttaaaaataaggaaagcaactacactcaagaaaaacgtaaaacattttggaaaaaacatGTATTCGCTATACTAAATTGGGTCCCCCGGCAAGTATgagttatattaatttattgtgCATGAGGTGGTATACGTATTATCACCAGTAAAATTACTCATACAACCTATGGTACAAAAGAGCAAAGATCTTTATCTTCattaaatagtttttaaatatatttggatttaattttttcgcaatatacaaaacaaaaagtggGATTTTGtacagagagagagaaagagagataaTTGGTGTCTTAAAACCAAAATCGTCCACAAATCgtagaaaatgtcaattttttaattttgaaatttcataaAAGAATAACTTTAGATCGaaagtacacacacacacaatttattatgattatatataaactaataaataaataaaagctaAATGAAACGtatagcttaaaaccatgcgttgactaaagtACTacggtagcttaaccaacagaaacaaactgtggtcaaaatttaatttccatagaaaaatttgtcacaattttatttttatagaaaattttgccaaaattttatttctataaaaaattttgtcaaaattttatttctattgaaaattttgtcaaaattttatttctatggaaaattttgtcaaaatgttatttctatagaaaatttcgtcaaaattttatttctatagcaaaattttatttctatagaaaaatttgtcacaattttattcctatagaaaattttgtcaacattttatttctatggaaaattttgccaaaattttatttctataaaaaattttgtcaaagttttatttctattgaaaattttgtcaacattttatttctatagaaaattgaagaacCTCTTAATTGGGAGGATTTCTTCACCAAATataaagaattctactaatctaccaaacagtaaaaaatcgaccacttttggtagaattctaccaactgtggcaaccgtcaaTGGGAAGCTTCCTATTAGAATTATGTTCGTATGATCCTCTAACTCCAAGGCCGTTGGAAACCATAGAGGTCGTCTGGCCTAAGAgttgaattgaaatatgggggtcgcttatatgggggctatatagaattataaacttgatatggaccaatttttgtgtgactggggatcgatccatctgagggctatatataactatagaccgatatggacctagttaggcatggttgttaacggccatatactagcacaatgtaccaaatttcaactgactcgaatgaaatttgctcctccaagaggctccgaaaccaaatttcgggatcggtttatatgggggctatatatgattatggactgatatggaccacttttggcatggttgtcaaatatcatatactaccaccacgtaccaaatttcaaccagatcggatgaattttgcttctccaaaagacacctgaggtcaaatctggggatcggtttatatgggggctatatgtaattatggactgatatgaaccaattcctgcatggtttgcggataccatatactaacatcacgtaccaaatttcaaccgaatcggatgaattttgctcttccaaggggctccggatgtcaaatctggggatcggtttatatggggcctatatataattattaaccgatttcaaccaatttttacatgggtgtttgaggccatatactaaaaccacgtaccaaatttcaattgaatcagatgaattttggtcttccaagagactccggaggtcaaatctggtgatcggtttatatgggggctatatataattatggatcgatgtggaccaatttttgcatggtcattagagaccatatactacatttcagccggatcggatgaaatttgcttctattagaggatccgcaagccaatatgggggttatatataattatggaccgatgtggaccaagttttgcatggatatatggtctctaacagccatgcaaaacttggtccacatcggtccataattatatatagctcccatataaaccgatcaccagatttgacctccgtatatgtaattatggactgatatgaaccaattcctgcatggtttgcggaaattagcttctcttagaggatctgcaagccaaatttggggtccgtctatatgggggctatacgtaaaagtggacctatatggcccattttcaataccatccgacctacatcaataacaactacttgtgccaagtttcaagtcgatagcttgtttccgttggaagttagcgtgatttcaacagacggacggacggacgcacatgctcagatcgactcagaatttcaccacgacccagaatatatatactttatggggtcttagagcaatatttcgatgtgttacaaatggaatgacaaagttaatatacccccatcctatggaggagggtataaaaatagcgaGTGAGTTGCTGCTCTCATatctatttatagattttattctcTCTTATAAGTTAGTTTCGTATTCTCGGTCTTTTTCTATCCCTTTCTCTCCCTCTGTttatatttatggtacaatttgtACTTTGAAAATCTCGTGACGCCAGGAGAAATCGAACTCagacctgttgttttgtaaatttttattggcATTATCAATCAACTTTTCCCTGAGATGTAATTTTCGCTAATATTAGCGGTGCCCACAATCCTGTAGAgtttattctattaaaaaaataaaaaaattaaataattaatatttaatatttaagaataaaaaaaaaataaaaactaattttaaaaatagaggGTTTCAGCAGGATTCGAACCCGGATCTCAGgatatgattttaattactGGTATTATTAAACGGAATCACTTTTggtctacacaggtaagttattatttttaaatcccaggtaatacaacaagtagtaagtttttgattaccggtattactggaagaatcgctagtgcttacccagtttttgctgggatatagcctataaaaataaaatttcgaaaaaattttctatagaaataaaatgttgacaaaattgtcaatagaaacaaaattaaaaaaaaaaaatctatagaaataagattttgacaaaataaaattttgaaaaaaaatttctatagaaatacaattttgacaaaattttctgtacaaataaaatttgacaaaattttctatagaaataaaattttgacaatattttccatagaaataaaattttgacaaaattttcaatagaaatacaatgttggcaaaaccttgtatggaaataaaaattttctatagatataaaatattggcaaaaatttctacagatataaaattttgacaaatttttttacagaaataaaaattcgacaatttttttttatggaaatgaaaattttttcaaatttgttgaagaattttaacaaaattttctgtagaaataaaattttgacaaaacttttcatagaaatacaaatcgaccaattttttttggaaataaatttttttttttaaatttttaatagaaaaattattttgacaaaatagaaataaaattttcttaagaaataaaattttgcaaaaatttctatagaaataaaattttgcaaaattttttatagaaataaaattttgccaaaattttctatagaaataacttgccacagttggtagaattctaccaaaaatggtcgattttttctttatgtgtttgaaaatttgGCGAAGAATTCCTCCCCAACTAAGAGGTTcttcaattctctatagaaaaaaaaattgacaaaactttctatagaaataaaatgttgacaaaattttctataaaaataaaattttgacaaaattttcaatagaaataaaattttgacaaaattttctatagaaatacaattttgacaaaattttctaaagaaatacaattttgacaaaattttctataaaaataaaatgttgacaaaactttgtatggaaataaaaattttcaacggaaataaaatattggcaaaaatttctactgatataaaattttgacaaaattttctatagaaataaaattttgacaaaatgttctatagaaataaaattttgacaaaattttctataaaaataaaattttgacaaaattttctatagaaataaaattttgacaaaattttctatagaaatacaaatcgaccaattttttggaaataatttttttttttttttaaatttttaatagaaaaattattttgacaaaatagaaataaaattttctatagaaataaaattttgcaaaaatttctatagaaataaaattttgtaaaattatttatagaaataaaattgcacaaaattcttttttattgaaataacttaccacagttggtagaattctaccaaaaatggtcgattttttctttatgtttttgaaaatatggcGAAGAATTCCTCCTCAACTAAGAGGttgttcaattttctatagaaataaaattttgacaaaattttcaatagaaatacaattttgacaaaattttctatagaaatacaattttgacaaaatttttaatagaaacaaaattttcaaaaaaatctataaaaataaaattttgacaaaattttcaatagaaataaaattttgacaaaattttctatagaaatacaattttgacaaaattttcaattttgacaaaattttgcaaaaaattctataaaaataaaattttgcaaaaatcatatttgttgttttgatcgcagcttaaaaaccattgcgttgactaaactacaagtgtagcttaaccaacagaggaaaataatgtttgtcaaatttatttgagcaaagctctatagactgcTAGGTGGTTGGATGGAATTAcctcattcctcatcagcatcctcctcttgcagcaaaactacacgcaaagaaaaaacgtttggaaaacgtgtaccgaaaacgtgtttcttttgttagagttttttgaattgcttcgaaaattttaaacttttatcaccaaaaaaattcgtttgttacaaaatttttattttttcaataaaaaaaagttatttttgaaacaacaacacggtccatttcgtttatatcaaacactattcttttctgactttaggtctttaataaggcacattttacagttcaaaatttaatatactacaatgtaatgttgaacattttttcggaatcttccgaacatatgtggaatatatgtaaaaaaaaaaacaaaaactttggtcgaagcagggatcgaacccacgacccttggcatgccagtcggacgtagcaaccactgcaccacagtgccaaactaaatgtttgtttctgttaaataaactttgtttattcggttcgtgggcgccgcaagctatgctatataaatataacttatatggatatttatctattgatgaccataacaggtacatagctcagtggttagtgtgttggcttacaaagtgcatggaccgcggttcgattctccgtccaggcgaaaggtaaaaaaaaattttaaatttgtaaaatcgtataatttcttctacattgttggtattacaggaaaaggtgttaagaactaaaaaacatcgtggatgtgagaaagatgtgagggaaaatgcaattagagggaaatgctatttttttttttttgagtttgtccttatgaaattgtttttacatcctggaaaagaataaacgtttatcacaaaaagtatatacttttctcccaaatacacttccttacagcgaaaagcaaatgagaaacgaactttgtttgtctaaaatttcgtttgggaggaaagaattatttttatgcGTGTATCAaccaataatcagaataaattcgggcagttcactacacccaaagtgaacctcacttgaaccttccgaaaaaaggtttatagagaaataaaattttgacaaaattttctatagaaataaaaattcgacaaaattttttatggaaataacaattttgttaaaattttctatagaaataaaagtttgcaaacattttctatagaaataaaaatttctaaaaattttatatagaaataaaattttctaaaaattgtatatagatagaaaattttgacaaaattttctgtataaataaaatttaaaattaatttttggtaaaattatctCCAAATTTTTAGAACAGTTTTGGCACGAGTAGCAACCGTGTACGCGGTGTTAGTTTATGCTTTTTactactcatgcaaaaattggtccataccggttcataattatatatagcccacatataaactgatccgcaAAACACTACTTCTGGAGCCTAAtaaaggaacaaatttcatctgatccatgtgaaaattggttcatatcggttcataattatttatagactcctctatatagaccgatcaagaactggttggcttataaagggtgatttgttaagagcttgataacttttttaaaaaaaaaaacgcataaaatttgcaaaatctcatcggttctttatttgaaacgttagattggtccatgacatttactttttgaagataatttcatttaaatgttgaccgcggctgcgtcttaggtggtccattcggaaagtccaattttgggcaactttttcgagcatttcggccggaatagcccgaatttcttcggaaatgttgtcttccaaagctggagtagttgctggcttatttctgtagactttagacttgacgtagccccacaaaaaatagtctaaaggcgtcaaatcgcatgatcttggtggccaacttaccggtccatttcttgagatgaattgttctccgaagttttccctcaaaatggccatagaatcgcgagctgtgtggcatgtagcgccatcttgttgaaaccacatgtcaaccaagttcagttcttccatttttggcaacaaaaagtttgttagcatcgaacgatagcgatcgccattcaccgtaacgttgcgtccaacagcatctttgaaaaaatacggtccaatgattccaccagcgtacaaaccacaccaaacagtgcatttttcgggatgcatgggcagttcttgaacggcttctggttgctcttcactccaaatgcggcaattttgcttatttacgtagccattcaaccagaaatgagcctcatcgctgaacaaaatttgtcgataaaaaagcggattttctgccaacttttctagggcccattcactgaaaattcgacgttgtggctcgttagtaagtctattcatgatgaaatgtcaaagcatactgagcatctttctctttgacaccatgtctgaaatcccacgtgatctgtcaaatactaatgcatgaaaatcctaacctcaaaagaatcaccctttatataggtatttaatctgtctaaagggtgatacggtcaaagtttggtcaagggaaaacgcgtgtaaatcggtgaaatcgtttatttaaaaaatcaaattaaatttctttttcaagttcaattagtataaaattcaggaaaaatattcagttaggctttcgcttttccaaatccgaattgccgggcctcacgcttgacacctgccatcagattttgaacagccaccttgtccaccttcttcgccgcagaaagccagtttgccttgaactgctgctcgtccttagcagtttttttggtcttctttaggttccgcttgacaaaagcccagtatttctcaattgggcggagctttggcgttttgggagggttcttgtccttgggaaccacctgcacgctgttggcggcgtaccactccatggcctttttaccgtaatggcaagattccgaatccggccaaaacactacggaacaaccgtgtttcttcaggaaaggcagcagacgtttattcaaacactctttcacgtaaatttcttggttgacagtcccggaagctatgaaaatgctgcttttcaagccacaggtacagatggcttgccaaaccagatatttctttgcgaactttgacagttttatgtgcttgaaaatatctgctacctttccccttccttttgccgtataaaactcctgtcccggaagctgtttgtagtcggctttgacgtaggtttcgtcgtccattaccacgcagtcaaacttcgtcagcatcgtcgtgtacagcctccgggatcgcgctttggccgtcgtattttgtttatcatcgcgatttggagtcactaccttcttgtaagtcgaaagtccggctcgttttttggttcgatgcacggttgtagacgatacacccagcttatttgcggcatctcggagagagaggttagggtttcgcttgaaactttgtcgtctcagcggcttccggttttcgatttccccccgatccagacttcctggctgtcgacaaacgttccccaacactttaattacatttgtaacggttgatttggcaacttttagcgattttgccagctttgcgtgcgattagctcggattttcgcgatgcgcgagcaaaattttgatacgctgctcttcttgcttgggcggcattttgacaactgaagagtgaattccaaaatcaaaataggagcaacattctacacacacacaccttcaaaatgaggggtgttcaggtttttaaatgcaaaattgaaagaaatacgtcaagtttatattgaccaaattttcaccaaattttcacccTTTACATGGACTCACTTcaatttagaagaagttttgagataccaAACCATcgtcaagtgttaccacaacccatgtaattctATTTGGACTAACTTTGGCCATATatgcttatttttataccctgctccacactgtggaacagggtattataagttagtgcatatgtttgcaacacccagaaggagacgagatagacacatggtgtctttggcaaaaatgctcagggtgggctcctgagtcgatatagcgatgtccgtctgtccgtctgtccgtgaacacatttttgtaatcaaagtctaggtcgcagttttagtccaatcgacttcaaatttggcaaaagtatgtgctttggctcagaatagatccctattgattttgaaagaaatcggttcagatttagatatagctcccatatatatatttcgtccgatatggacttatatggccccagaagccagagttttaacctaatttgcttaaaattttgcacaagaagaacaattagtactgtagtcaagtgtgccaaattttattgaaatcggttcagatgtagatatagctccaatatatatctttcgcccgatatggactaatacggtcccagaagccagagttttaccccaatttggttgaaattttgcacagggagtagaattagcattgtagctatgcgtgccaaagttggttgaaatcggttcagatttatatatatatctcccatatataactttcgcccgatttacactcatatgaccacagaggccaatttttaactccgatttagttgaaattgtgcacagggagtagaattagcattgttgctatgcgtgccaaatttggttgaaatcggttcagattaagatatagctcccatatatagctttcgcccgatttacactcatatgaccacagaggccaattttttgctctgatttagttgaaattttgcacagggagtagaattagcattgtagctatgcgtgccaaatttggttgaaatcggttcagatttatatatatctcccatatatatctttcgcccgatatgcacttatatggacctagaagccagagttttatcccgaatagcttgaaattttgcacaaggagtacaattggtatagtcatgtgtgccgaatttgattgaaatcggttcagatttagatatagcttccatatatatttttcgcccgatatggacttatatggccccagaagccagagtttttgcccaatttgggtgaaattttgcactaggagtacaattagtaatatagtaatgtgtgccaaatttgattgaaatcggttcagatttagatatagctcccatatatatgtttttctgatttcgacaaaaatggtcaaaataccaacattttccttgtaaaatcgccactgcttagtcgaaaagttgtaaaaatgactctaattttcctaaacttctaatacatatatatcgagctataaatcataaataaactttttcgaagtttccttaaaattgcttcagatttaaacgtttcccatatttttttttactaacattatgttccaccctagtgcattagccgacttaaattttgagtctatagattttgtagaagtctatcaaattcttccagatcgagtggtatttaaacacatttgacggatgtgatatggtatcgaaaatttagatctacaaagtggtgcagggtataatatagtcggctccgcccgactttagactttccttacttgtttattattaattttcttcAGTGTAGGTGGCAAATTACCACCATTCCATGTGAAAtggttaaaaataaatataaataatttcatagatataaataaaataatcattAAGACTTCATTTAGTTTAAATATATCCTCATTTCAATAACAATGTTTATATTAATTATACACATTTTGCTTCGAATATCAATATTGTAAACCATGCTCGTAAGTAATTCCATGTATTTATGGAAACAGGACATTCAAATTGTAAATAATTAAGTACTTGAAGCTAAATTGGCTTTAGAAACAGGAAATGTAAAATAATGAACACTTCAATATAAATTCTCCAGTGAGATACTAACCAGAGTTCAGTCTATTATCACCGGTAGATTGGAATCAAAACAAAATGACTCCAAACATTAGATCAACGACAATAGCTTTAATGCTTCTAGCAGGCAATCTAACCAGATGGTCAAACCATGAAACAACCACCTTAGATCAACCTCAAATGGTGAATAATGAAATGATTATGGAAATTGTGGATAATCTTCATAAGatttataaatttgaaaattttatattctatatATCACGAAGATTGCAAATTAATAATGAAATTGGAGAAGATTTCTTACAAGGATTTTGGAGGGATTTCCCTTTGATGCCTATGGTAGTAATGACAAGTAAAGCAGGAGAAATGAAAGGATTTTTGAGTGCATCTACGTTATGTATGATATTGACCACAAATCTAAAGGATCCCATAATGGAAATCGCTGCCAGGGGTATGGAAGGTGTACGTTTCCTCCACACTCTATTCATTCTTTTTCCCTTGAGTGAAGGCAGTAATATCACCATCCATAGCCACCAGCAAGAGGCAGAATTGTTGGAGCATATACATCTGTTATATAAATGGATATGGAACAGGCAATTCATTAATACAGCTCTTATAACCATCAATGAAAATGTCTTCATCCAAGAACCCTATCCCAGGGCCAGAGTTATAAATGTCACGGGCCTTTGGAGTGCCAAGACATTGTTCATCAATTATCGTGTTGATTTTCAAGGATATGTTATACGCACCCCCCTACACCATGACTTACCCAGGGTCTTCTATATGACCAGAATACCCAATGGTTGGAAAAGAAAACATCGTGTCAGTGGTTTTAGTGGAAAACTTTTCATGACCTTTGTGGAACACATTAATGCCACTTTTGTCAACCTCTATAAGGATCATAGGGAGCGAGAGTCCGTTaagattgacaaaataatcCATATGGTGGAGAATAATGAGTTGGATTTAAGTCTACACTCCTATACAGATATGCTAAATACTACAGCTGGCAATAGCTATCCCATTGGTATCAATGACTGGTGTATTATGGTTCCCTATCGTAAACGTTCTCCCGAACATATTTATTTACAGAAAAGTTTCAATTCCTATACTTGGCTACTGATATGCTTcagt
Encoded here:
- the LOC142239640 gene encoding uncharacterized protein LOC142239640, which codes for MDLNSIKSLSPELTRISQEINSSQSQWNITYTLEVVKDIHRLYGFTNFVFFISPLLLMVKDQRSGAFLEEFFETFPFMPRLLITNSSWQMKSFLDISSLCLILTTSRDDPIMNTAAMSMKGIRLLKTVFIYQPMNDYEGGHNKLQNTTGVPGDVELLYQTIWKNHFINSAVITMDQRIFIQEPYPRTKVFDITDNWNPRKLFINYRLNFQGYAIETPIRLDVPRVFYMTRPLEGVNRKHRISGVSGKLFMEFLEHINARLFQPYKDHRENEGIDYENLTAMIDSGDLEISIHSYTDMLNRSAGKSYPIGINDWCLMVPYQNYVPDYFQLLQAFDLYAWLLIGFSLFYIAAAIWLIAPKEKRDIAISLLQAMNSILLIMPLRILTLPLVRMRLLFVMLFVMGFLVSNLYITKLASFLTSVPEIAQIDTVEDLIAAQLPIMISSAEYRIVATKNFSQEFMDLLVNTSSKAEIDRHRNNFNTSYGYSTHTDRWHFTNIQQRYLKKPLFHLSHICHGPYFHVYPMQEDSHLAQPLQNYILATAASGLTKHWERESFQDALYLNYVRMIPNVETIEPLSLNAYISLWFLYVLGLILSTGAFVLELKMFKRHQFLKACNKCWRRIHK
- the LOC142239641 gene encoding uncharacterized protein LOC142239641 yields the protein MTPNIRSTTIALMLLAGNLTRWSNHETTTLDQPQMVNNEMIMEIVDNLHKIYKFENFIFYISRRLQINNEIGEDFLQGFWRDFPLMPMVVMTSKAGEMKGFLSASTLCMILTTNLKDPIMEIAARGMEGVRFLHTLFILFPLSEGSNITIHSHQQEAELLEHIHLLYKWIWNRQFINTALITINENVFIQEPYPRARVINVTGLWSAKTLFINYRVDFQGYVIRTPLHHDLPRVFYMTRIPNGWKRKHRVSGFSGKLFMTFVEHINATFVNLYKDHRERESVKIDKIIHMVENNELDLSLHSYTDMLNTTAGNSYPIGINDWCIMVPYRKRSPEHIYLQKSFNSYTWLLICFSIFYITGGVWFCSSPENRDWGQCFLQAISSMIMTVPLRIATLPMGHMRFIYVLLFIMGFIITNVYLSKMASFLTTSPHVKQINTVQDVIAAKLPIMVLEPEYANLMDYNLPKEFMDLIINVTKQEMDRNRDRFNTAYGYSTQTDRWEFANLQQINLKYPIFRLSDICIGPYYHVYPMKRDSHLAIPLETFIIAAAEAGLTHHWKREAFADAVFLKYLHMMLVNDEFLPLTLDFYRIVV